In Bosea vestrisii, a single genomic region encodes these proteins:
- a CDS encoding thiamine pyrophosphate-binding protein, translating into MELNMQRIDSGTTASNGVSTGRRPNTSPIGHVGFAVAEALYSLDAAICFGVSGSTNYYVCEALERLGVRYIAAGHECNAIAMADAFARHSGRLTLASVHAGPGLTNAITAIAEAAKARTPLLVLAGDVAVGDVLSNFHIDQDALVRSVGAVPERLGSAASAVEDVVRSCEKAIRERRTVVLSMPQDILQSPAPPVAIRLLERQPPAEPDSGLVQEVAQRLVAAKRPLILAGRGAVIADAGQILGQLAAEVDALLATTARAHGLFANEPWSVGIMGGFSPPAMAELIRQSDTVVGFGATFTHWTTQAGRLIASDATVIQIDSDVSRLGCQRGVDIALLGDARVTAEKILRAAQELKRGGVKGWRNEMTATVLAAREGDLRSYADTSTTEFIDPRTLCIELDALLPPERTIANDGGHFQGWPPLYLTVPDAAAWSFAMSFSSTGLGLGTAIGAALAHPERLTVLCAGDGGFMMSLSDLQTAVNLKLRMCIVIFNDASYAAEVHEFGPLGYQTSIATFPVTDFAAIARGTGAAGTIVCMKADLADLRQWVEQGCNGVYLVDARINPDLTADWFSELLSQKHAP; encoded by the coding sequence ATGGAACTGAACATGCAGAGAATAGACAGCGGAACTACGGCTTCCAACGGCGTGTCTACCGGAAGAAGACCAAACACCAGCCCAATCGGCCATGTCGGCTTCGCGGTCGCCGAGGCATTGTACAGCCTCGACGCAGCAATCTGCTTTGGCGTATCTGGTTCGACCAACTACTACGTCTGCGAGGCCTTGGAGCGACTGGGCGTCCGCTACATCGCCGCAGGACATGAGTGTAATGCGATTGCGATGGCAGACGCCTTCGCAAGGCATAGCGGAAGACTAACCCTGGCCAGCGTTCACGCAGGGCCGGGTTTGACCAACGCGATCACGGCGATAGCGGAAGCGGCCAAGGCCAGAACGCCCCTTTTGGTACTCGCCGGCGACGTTGCAGTCGGAGATGTCCTCTCCAACTTCCACATCGATCAAGATGCGCTTGTCCGATCGGTGGGAGCCGTCCCGGAGCGGCTTGGATCGGCCGCATCCGCTGTCGAAGACGTCGTCCGCTCGTGCGAGAAGGCCATCCGCGAGAGGCGGACGGTGGTGCTCAGCATGCCGCAGGACATCCTGCAGTCGCCCGCGCCCCCCGTCGCCATTCGCCTCCTTGAGCGGCAACCGCCAGCGGAACCGGACAGCGGGCTCGTTCAAGAGGTGGCCCAGCGGCTCGTCGCGGCAAAGCGGCCCCTCATCCTAGCCGGGCGAGGGGCGGTCATCGCCGACGCAGGCCAGATCCTTGGCCAACTGGCTGCGGAGGTCGATGCCTTGCTGGCGACCACCGCCCGCGCACACGGGCTCTTCGCCAACGAGCCATGGTCTGTTGGCATCATGGGCGGGTTTTCGCCACCAGCAATGGCCGAGTTGATACGTCAGAGCGACACCGTGGTGGGGTTCGGCGCGACCTTTACCCACTGGACCACCCAAGCTGGTCGGCTTATTGCCAGCGACGCCACCGTGATCCAGATCGATTCCGATGTTTCACGGCTCGGGTGCCAGCGCGGTGTCGATATCGCTCTATTGGGCGACGCGCGCGTCACCGCGGAAAAAATTCTCCGCGCCGCCCAGGAGTTGAAAAGGGGTGGTGTGAAAGGATGGCGAAACGAGATGACCGCCACGGTCCTGGCAGCCCGCGAAGGCGATTTGCGGTCTTATGCCGATACATCGACGACGGAGTTTATCGATCCACGCACGCTGTGTATCGAGCTCGACGCACTACTACCGCCTGAACGTACGATCGCGAACGATGGCGGCCATTTCCAAGGCTGGCCTCCTCTGTACCTGACCGTGCCCGATGCCGCAGCCTGGTCCTTCGCGATGTCGTTCTCGTCAACCGGCTTGGGGCTGGGGACAGCGATCGGCGCGGCACTTGCCCATCCAGAACGACTTACCGTCCTGTGCGCAGGCGATGGCGGGTTCATGATGTCGCTTTCCGACCTCCAGACCGCGGTGAACCTCAAGTTGCGCATGTGCATCGTTATCTTCAACGACGCCTCCTACGCTGCCGAGGTCCATGAGTTCGGTCCGCTGGGCTATCAAACCTCCATTGCCACGTTTCCGGTCACCGATTTCGCGGCCATTGCCCGCGGGACAGGTGCAGCCGGCACGATTGTGTGCATGAAGGCCGATCTTGCAGACCTTCGCCAATGGGTCGAACAAGGCTGCAATGGCGTTTACCTAGTAGACGCACGCATCAATCCGGACCTGACGGCGGACTGGTTTTCGGAACTTCTAAGCCAGAAGCA